In Gordonia phthalatica, one genomic interval encodes:
- the fdnG gene encoding formate dehydrogenase-N subunit alpha — protein sequence MARFSPLEWPVMRQLRTGDKLGRGPAVESPKTKSMQARTSTADSVVQSVCPFCAVGCGQKVFVKDGRVTQIEGDPDSPISRGRLCPKGASSEQLVNSPLRQTTVRYRAPYATEWQDLDRDTAIDMIADRFVKARRDHWQDVDAHGRPLHRTMGIASLGGATLDNEENYLIKKLFTAAGAIQIENQARIUHSATVPGLGVSFGRGGATQSLQDMANADCVVLMGGNMAEAHPVGFQWVAEAKARGARVIHVDPRFTRTSAVVDKHIAIRAGSDIVLLGGLINYMLTHDRYFHEYVVAYTNAATLVNDDYRDTDDLDGLFSGFDDATGTYDQSTWKYLDDENGPVRDETLQHPQTVFQILKRHYARYTPEMVAQMCGIAEAEFEYLARALADNSGPERTGCFGYATGWTQHTMGGQVIRTASVLQLLLGNVGRPGGGIMALRGHASIQGCTDIPTLFDLLPGYLPMPAAGKHDTFADYLAAVRPASRKGYWEYAEEYTVSLLKAWWGDAATAENDWCYDYLPRLTGPAGTYQTVVEMLEGNVDGYFIVGQNPAVGSANARQQRMGMSKLKWLVVRDLNMIESATWWKEGPEIESGELKTEEIATEVFFMPAATHVEKAGSFTQTQRMLQWRHQAVNPPGDAQSELDFYHDLGCRIRERVADSTDPRDKPLQEMTWDYPRNEHGDVDPEAVLAEINGRFLTGPRAGEPLDSYTQLKSDGSTIAGCWIYTGVYAGGVNKSARRVPHGGDTVTQSEWGWVWPSDRRILYNRASADPDGKPWSDRKKYVWWDAEAGRWTGDDVPDFPVDRAPGSIPEPGAVGADAIGGNDAFIMKPDGKGWLFAPSGLVDGPLPTHYEAQESPVANALYPDQQQSPTRLTIARTDNLGAPSAGDPGVGVYPYVFTTYRLTEHHTAGGMSRWSPYLSELQPEMFCEVSPELAAECGLENEGWATIISPRAAIEARVLVTDRMKPLTINGATVHQVGLPYHWGQGSDAVVSGDAANDLVGVAMEPNVFIQESKVGSCAVIAGRRPRGAALNELVLDYQRRAGATIETDIPHRASGAPTDQEE from the coding sequence ATGGCACGGTTCAGCCCACTCGAGTGGCCGGTGATGCGACAGCTGCGCACCGGAGACAAGCTCGGACGCGGACCTGCCGTCGAATCCCCGAAGACCAAGTCGATGCAGGCGCGCACCAGTACCGCGGACAGCGTGGTCCAGAGCGTGTGCCCGTTCTGCGCCGTCGGCTGCGGCCAGAAGGTCTTCGTCAAGGACGGGCGCGTCACCCAGATCGAGGGCGACCCGGACTCGCCGATCTCACGCGGGCGACTCTGCCCGAAGGGTGCGTCGAGCGAGCAACTCGTGAACAGTCCGCTCCGGCAGACCACGGTCCGCTACCGGGCGCCCTACGCGACCGAATGGCAGGACCTCGACCGCGACACCGCGATCGACATGATCGCCGACCGCTTCGTGAAGGCGCGACGGGATCACTGGCAGGACGTCGACGCTCACGGACGGCCGCTGCACCGCACCATGGGCATCGCGTCACTGGGCGGCGCCACCCTCGACAACGAAGAGAACTACCTGATCAAGAAGCTCTTCACCGCCGCGGGCGCCATCCAGATCGAGAACCAGGCGCGCATATGACACTCCGCCACGGTTCCCGGTCTGGGAGTCTCCTTCGGTCGCGGCGGCGCCACACAGTCCCTGCAGGACATGGCCAACGCGGATTGCGTCGTCCTGATGGGCGGCAACATGGCGGAAGCGCACCCCGTCGGATTCCAGTGGGTCGCTGAAGCCAAGGCACGCGGCGCTCGCGTCATCCACGTGGACCCGCGGTTCACGCGTACCTCGGCGGTGGTCGACAAGCACATCGCGATCCGCGCCGGCTCCGACATCGTGCTGCTCGGTGGGCTGATCAACTACATGCTCACCCACGACCGCTACTTCCACGAGTACGTCGTCGCCTACACCAACGCGGCGACCCTGGTGAACGACGACTACCGCGATACCGACGACCTCGACGGACTGTTCTCCGGGTTCGACGACGCCACCGGCACCTACGACCAGAGCACCTGGAAGTACCTCGACGACGAGAACGGCCCGGTACGCGACGAGACGCTGCAACACCCGCAGACCGTGTTCCAGATCCTCAAGCGGCACTACGCCCGCTACACGCCGGAGATGGTCGCGCAGATGTGCGGCATCGCCGAAGCCGAGTTCGAGTACCTGGCGCGGGCGCTCGCCGACAACTCCGGGCCCGAGCGCACCGGCTGCTTCGGCTACGCCACCGGCTGGACCCAGCACACCATGGGCGGCCAGGTGATCCGCACCGCGAGCGTCTTGCAACTGCTCCTCGGCAACGTCGGCCGACCGGGTGGCGGCATCATGGCGCTCCGCGGCCACGCCAGCATCCAGGGTTGCACCGACATCCCGACGCTGTTCGATCTGCTGCCCGGCTATCTGCCGATGCCCGCCGCAGGCAAGCACGACACCTTCGCCGACTACCTCGCCGCCGTCCGACCCGCATCCCGCAAGGGGTACTGGGAGTACGCGGAGGAGTACACCGTCAGCCTGCTCAAGGCGTGGTGGGGCGACGCCGCCACCGCCGAGAACGACTGGTGCTACGACTACCTGCCGCGTCTCACCGGACCGGCGGGCACCTACCAGACGGTCGTCGAGATGCTCGAGGGCAACGTCGACGGCTACTTCATCGTCGGGCAGAACCCGGCCGTCGGCTCGGCCAACGCCCGCCAGCAGCGGATGGGCATGTCGAAGCTCAAGTGGCTGGTGGTCCGCGACCTCAACATGATCGAATCCGCCACCTGGTGGAAGGAGGGGCCGGAGATCGAGTCGGGCGAACTCAAGACCGAGGAGATCGCCACCGAGGTCTTCTTCATGCCCGCCGCCACTCACGTCGAGAAGGCGGGTTCGTTCACCCAGACCCAGCGGATGCTGCAGTGGCGGCACCAGGCCGTGAACCCGCCGGGCGACGCGCAGAGCGAGTTGGACTTCTACCACGACCTCGGCTGCAGGATCCGCGAACGAGTCGCGGACTCCACCGACCCGCGCGACAAGCCGCTGCAGGAGATGACGTGGGACTACCCGCGCAACGAGCACGGCGACGTCGATCCCGAAGCGGTGCTCGCCGAGATCAACGGCCGGTTCCTCACCGGGCCGCGGGCGGGCGAGCCGCTCGACTCGTACACGCAGCTGAAGTCCGACGGCTCCACGATCGCCGGCTGCTGGATCTACACCGGCGTCTACGCGGGCGGCGTCAACAAGTCGGCCCGCCGCGTTCCGCACGGCGGCGACACCGTCACCCAGAGCGAATGGGGCTGGGTGTGGCCGTCGGACCGCCGGATCCTCTACAACCGTGCCTCGGCGGACCCGGACGGCAAGCCGTGGAGCGACCGCAAGAAGTACGTGTGGTGGGACGCCGAGGCGGGTCGCTGGACCGGCGATGACGTCCCCGACTTCCCGGTCGACCGCGCACCGGGCAGCATCCCCGAGCCGGGTGCCGTGGGCGCCGACGCGATCGGCGGCAATGACGCCTTCATCATGAAGCCGGACGGCAAGGGCTGGCTGTTCGCGCCCTCGGGGCTGGTCGACGGCCCGCTGCCGACACACTACGAGGCGCAGGAGTCGCCAGTCGCCAACGCCCTGTACCCGGACCAGCAGCAGTCGCCCACGCGGTTGACGATCGCGCGCACCGACAACCTGGGTGCGCCGAGTGCCGGCGACCCCGGTGTCGGCGTCTACCCGTACGTCTTCACCACCTACCGTCTCACCGAACACCACACCGCAGGCGGCATGAGCCGCTGGTCGCCGTACCTGTCGGAGCTGCAGCCCGAGATGTTCTGCGAGGTCTCACCGGAGCTCGCCGCCGAATGCGGCCTGGAGAACGAGGGGTGGGCGACGATCATCTCGCCGCGCGCCGCCATCGAGGCCCGCGTCCTGGTGACCGACCGGATGAAGCCGCTCACCATCAACGGTGCCACTGTGCACCAGGTGGGCCTGCCGTACCACTGGGGACAGGGCAGCGATGCCGTCGTCTCCGGCGACGCCGCCAACGACCTCGTGGGCGTCGCGATGGAGCCCAACGTCTTCATCCAGGAGTCGAAGGTCGGTTCATGCGCGGTGATCGCCGGGCGACGACCGCGGGGAGCCGCGCTGAACGAGCTGGTTCTCGACTATCAGCGTCGAGCCGGTGCGACCATCGAGACCGACATCCCGCATCGCGCATCCGGTGCACCGACGGATCAGGAGGAGTGA
- a CDS encoding FmdB family zinc ribbon protein: MPVYQFLCADCGRFEARFSMAEVPDSTTCRCGASARRGVSSPAFGRGGRAMALMDATKSTAERPAVVDRVPAGNRRGTPTSTNPLHAKLPRP; encoded by the coding sequence ATGCCCGTCTACCAATTCCTGTGCGCAGACTGCGGCCGATTCGAGGCCAGGTTCTCGATGGCCGAGGTTCCCGACTCCACCACCTGCCGTTGCGGTGCCTCCGCTCGACGCGGCGTGAGTTCTCCCGCGTTCGGTCGCGGCGGGCGCGCGATGGCTTTGATGGACGCGACGAAATCAACTGCTGAACGGCCCGCCGTCGTCGACCGCGTTCCCGCCGGGAACAGGCGCGGTACGCCGACATCGACGAATCCGCTGCACGCCAAGCTGCCGCGACCCTAG
- the fmdA gene encoding formamidase — MPELVFPLDSTKKFVDQEILGHNRWHYAIPPAVTVKPGDTFRVDCREWFDGEIHNDDSAEDILDAPLKTVHTLSGPFAVEGAQPGDLLIVDIVDVGPIPQEDSGPLAGQGWGYTGIFAKDNGGSFLTDQFPDAYKAVWDFKGHTATSRHIPHVSFTGMIHPGLMGTAPSKELLGKWNAREAALIATDPDRVPPLALPPEPEFAILGGLTGDAFTSAAAEAARTAPPRENGGNQDIKNLTRGTRVFYPVFVDGANLSVGDLHFSQGDGEITFCGGIEMGGFIDLHVDIIKGGMETYGVTENAIFLPGGDVGPRYEQFVAFSGTSVTLDGEQRYLDSHLAYQRACLHAIDYLSKFGYSPEQAFLLLGAAPIEGRFSGVVDIPNSCATVYIPTSIFDFDVTPGKDGPTQIDPGIGAPHASR, encoded by the coding sequence ATGCCCGAGCTCGTATTCCCACTCGATTCGACGAAGAAGTTCGTCGACCAGGAGATCCTCGGCCACAACCGGTGGCATTACGCCATTCCGCCGGCCGTCACCGTCAAACCCGGCGACACGTTCCGCGTCGACTGCCGCGAATGGTTCGACGGCGAGATCCACAACGACGACTCCGCCGAGGACATCCTCGACGCGCCGTTGAAGACCGTCCACACGCTCTCGGGTCCGTTCGCCGTCGAGGGTGCGCAGCCGGGTGACCTGTTGATCGTCGACATCGTCGATGTGGGTCCGATCCCGCAGGAGGACAGCGGCCCGCTGGCCGGGCAGGGCTGGGGTTACACCGGCATCTTCGCGAAGGACAACGGCGGCAGCTTCCTCACCGATCAGTTCCCGGACGCCTACAAGGCGGTGTGGGACTTCAAGGGCCACACCGCCACGTCGCGCCACATCCCGCATGTGAGCTTCACCGGCATGATCCACCCTGGCCTGATGGGCACTGCGCCGTCGAAGGAACTGCTCGGCAAGTGGAACGCCCGCGAGGCCGCGCTGATCGCCACCGATCCGGATCGTGTTCCGCCGCTCGCGCTTCCTCCGGAGCCGGAGTTCGCCATTCTCGGCGGTCTGACCGGGGACGCGTTCACCTCCGCTGCCGCGGAGGCCGCCCGTACAGCGCCACCGCGTGAGAACGGCGGTAACCAGGACATCAAGAATCTGACCCGCGGTACTCGCGTGTTCTATCCGGTGTTCGTCGACGGTGCGAACCTCTCGGTCGGCGACCTGCACTTCAGCCAGGGCGACGGTGAGATCACCTTCTGCGGCGGCATCGAGATGGGCGGTTTCATCGACCTGCACGTCGACATCATCAAGGGCGGCATGGAGACCTACGGTGTCACCGAGAACGCCATCTTCCTGCCGGGCGGCGACGTGGGTCCGCGCTACGAGCAGTTCGTCGCGTTCTCGGGCACGTCGGTGACACTCGACGGTGAGCAGCGCTACCTCGACTCGCACCTCGCCTACCAGCGGGCCTGCCTGCATGCGATCGACTACCTGTCGAAGTTCGGTTACAGCCCGGAACAGGCTTTCCTGCTGTTGGGTGCCGCGCCGATCGAGGGCCGTTTCTCCGGAGTCGTCGACATCCCGAACTCCTGCGCCACGGTGTACATTCCGACGTCGATCTTCGACTTCGACGTGACGCCGGGCAAGGACGGGCCGACCCAGATCGATCCGGGAATCGGCGCACCGCACGCCTCCCGGTAA
- a CDS encoding carboxymuconolactone decarboxylase family protein, whose protein sequence is MDTVNLSKQHPEQYKLLAGLDASVASALAAAGIDPLLAELVKIRVSQLNGCAFCLRMHTRDAIAKGETTDRLAVIAAWWESQYFTEQEKAALALAEKVTELPVQDEHDTDDGALTAEQVSAISWLVIVMNAWNRLAIRSHYPVAP, encoded by the coding sequence ATGGACACTGTGAACCTCAGCAAGCAGCACCCCGAGCAGTACAAGCTCCTCGCCGGCCTCGATGCATCGGTGGCGTCTGCACTGGCCGCTGCGGGGATCGATCCGCTGCTCGCCGAACTGGTCAAGATCCGCGTCTCGCAGCTCAACGGCTGTGCATTCTGCCTGCGGATGCACACGCGTGATGCGATCGCCAAGGGGGAGACGACGGACCGCCTCGCGGTCATCGCAGCGTGGTGGGAGTCGCAGTACTTCACCGAGCAGGAGAAGGCCGCGCTCGCACTCGCCGAGAAGGTAACCGAACTGCCTGTGCAGGACGAGCACGACACCGACGACGGCGCGCTCACCGCTGAGCAGGTGTCGGCGATCAGTTGGCTGGTGATCGTGATGAACGCGTGGAACCGACTCGCGATCCGCAGCCACTACCCGGTCGCACCGTAG
- a CDS encoding DUF2461 domain-containing protein has product MSFTGFPEAALDFYDDLEIDNSKVFWEAHKDVYRDSVAAPMNALTAELADEFGPAKVFRPYRDVRFSKDKTPYKTHQGAFVAVGPATGYYVQIGAPGMRVGAGFYHAESDRLARIRRAIDDDLHGAELEHLIAGLTRKGWEVSGDQLKTAPRGFAKDHPRIELLRHRSLTVSRDYGFDEVIHSAALVDQIRTHWRETRQLLNWLMQHG; this is encoded by the coding sequence ATGAGCTTCACCGGTTTCCCCGAGGCCGCCCTCGACTTCTACGACGATCTCGAGATCGACAACAGCAAGGTGTTCTGGGAGGCGCACAAGGACGTCTACCGGGACAGTGTCGCGGCCCCGATGAATGCGTTGACGGCCGAGCTCGCCGACGAGTTCGGACCCGCGAAGGTGTTCCGGCCCTACCGGGATGTGCGCTTCTCGAAGGATAAGACCCCTTACAAGACTCATCAGGGTGCCTTTGTGGCGGTGGGCCCAGCTACCGGCTACTACGTTCAGATCGGTGCGCCCGGCATGCGGGTCGGTGCCGGTTTCTATCATGCGGAGTCCGACCGTCTGGCGAGGATTCGGCGCGCCATCGATGACGACCTTCACGGCGCCGAACTCGAACACCTCATCGCGGGCCTGACGCGGAAGGGGTGGGAAGTGAGCGGCGACCAGTTGAAGACTGCACCTCGCGGATTCGCGAAGGACCATCCGCGGATCGAACTGCTCCGTCACCGATCGCTGACGGTGAGCCGCGATTACGGCTTCGACGAAGTGATTCACTCAGCGGCCCTGGTCGACCAGATCCGCACCCATTGGCGCGAGACGCGTCAGTTGCTGAACTGGCTGATGCAGCACGGCTGA
- a CDS encoding acetyltransferase, with the protein MPEVVVRRSVGEGEYPRLVEIWRSAVDATHHFLAADDRADIEEHLASDYFPHVNLIVAERDGIAVGFAGTAEQNLEMLFVDAAERGRGTGTALLAYVVDHDDVAKVDVNEQNSKAVEFYLRRGFEVVGRSELDDQGRAYPLLHMRIKRG; encoded by the coding sequence GTGCCAGAAGTAGTCGTTCGTCGATCCGTCGGCGAGGGTGAGTACCCGCGGCTCGTCGAGATCTGGCGCAGCGCCGTTGATGCGACGCATCATTTCCTTGCGGCGGACGATCGTGCCGACATCGAGGAGCACCTCGCGTCCGACTACTTTCCGCACGTGAACCTGATCGTCGCCGAGCGTGACGGCATCGCGGTCGGCTTCGCAGGCACCGCAGAGCAGAACCTCGAAATGCTGTTCGTCGACGCCGCCGAGCGAGGGCGGGGAACCGGGACGGCTCTGCTTGCGTACGTCGTCGACCACGATGATGTGGCAAAAGTGGACGTCAATGAGCAGAACAGCAAGGCCGTCGAGTTCTATCTGCGGCGCGGTTTCGAGGTGGTGGGCCGCAGCGAACTCGACGACCAAGGTCGCGCGTACCCGCTGCTGCACATGAGGATCAAGCGCGGCTGA